A window from Citrus sinensis cultivar Valencia sweet orange chromosome 5, DVS_A1.0, whole genome shotgun sequence encodes these proteins:
- the LOC102609169 gene encoding E3 ubiquitin-protein ligase UPL2-like, with protein MATARSTLPARLRQLISGENSIGPSVKLDSEPPPKIKAFIDKVIHSPLQDIVIPLSGFRWEYSKGNFHHWRPLFLHFDTYFKTYLASRNDLLLSDKILEDDTPFPKHEVLQILRVMQIILENCPNKGSFDGLEHFKLLLSSTDPEILIATLETLSALVKINPSKLHGNGKLIGLGSVNSSLLSLAQGWGSKEEGLGLYSCVMANERKQEDGLSLFPSEEENDGDKSHYRVGSTLYFELHGLSAQSTEENSCNASFSSSRVIHIPDLHLRKEDDLVLMKQCIEQYNVASELRFALLTRIRYAHAFRSPRICRLYSRICLLAFIVLVQSSDANDELISFFANEPEYTNELIRIVRSDETVPGTIRTLAMLSLGAQLAAYSSSHERARILSGSTISFAIGNRMILLNVLQRAIMSLKNSNDPSSLAFIEALLHFYMLHIISSSASGTNVRGSGMVSTFLPLLEDSDPAHIHLVYLAVKGLQKLMDYSSSAVTVLRDLGGVELMAQRLQIEVHRIVGLAAENHNSMNISEFSRYNEDHVYTQKRLIKVLLKALGSATYAPANSTRPPLNSHDSALPGTLSLIYGNVDKFGGEIYYSAVTVMSEIIHKDPTCLPLLLEMGLPDAFLSSVVSGILPSSKAITCVPNGLGAICLNAKGLEAVKEASALRFLVDIFTSKKYVIPMNDAVVPLANAVEELLRHVSSLRGTGVDIIIEIVDKIALLGDNNSAGSSGKIGSSTAMEMDSEDRENEGPSCLLDAVDSAADGISDTVDSTTATEGISDEQFVQLSIFHLMVLLHRTMENTETCRLFVEKSGIEALLKLLLRPSIAQSSEGTSIALHSTMVFKGFTQHHSAPLARAFCSALRDHLKKVLARFSAVSGSFLLDPRIVPDNGLFSSLFLVEFLLFLAASKDNRWVTALLAEFGNGSKDVLTDIGRVHREILWQIALLEDAKLELEDDGADSAAEPQQSELSTHESEEQRFNSFRQFLDPLLRRRTSGWSIEAQFFDLINLYRDLGRATGFRHRLSTDSPSNLWLGANPSPSSDAADSGSKKEYDKQRSYYTSCCDMVRSLSFHITHLFQELGKAMLLPARRRDETVSVSPSSKSVASTFASIALDHMNFGGHVNPSRSEASISTKCRYFGKVVNFIDGILLDRPESCNPILLNCLYGHGVVQSVLMTFEATSQLLFAVNRTPASPMETDDGNVKQDEKEDADHAWIYGPLASYGKLMDHMVTSSFILSPFTRHLLSQPLINGDIPFPRDAETFVKMLQSMVLKAVLPVWTHPQFTECSYDFITAIISIIRHIYSGVEVKNVSSSTNARITGPPPNETTISTIVEMGFSRPRAEEALRQVGSNSVELAMEWLFSHPEEAQEDDELARALAMSLGNSESEGKEDAANVSSQPLEEEMAQLPPIEELLSTCTKLLLMKEPLAFPVRDLLVLICSQNEGQYRSNVISFIINQVKECCLITDSRNNCMLSALLHVLALLLHEDAGAREVAAKNGLVKLVSELLEQWNPGSSDKEKNQVPKWITTAFLAVDRLLQVDQKLNSDIAELLKRDGISNQQTSINIDEDKQNKLHLLGSSKHIDIQEQKRLIEIACDCIKKRLPSETMHAVLQLCSTLSRTHSIAVCFLDAGGVSSLLSLPTSSLFPGFDNVAATIIRHVLEDPQTLQQAMESEIKHTLVAAANRHSSGHRHSNGRITPRNFLLSLSSAISRDPGIFMLAAQSVCQVEMVGDRPYIVLLKDRDREKSKEKEKEKEKISEKDKTQTNDGKGSLGGMNTTGPGSGKVHDSNNKTVKVHRKSPQSFINVIELLLDSVTAFVPPMKDDVVADLHLDAPSSSDMDIDVAAIKGKGKAIATVIGDNEASSQDASASLAKVVFILKLLTEILLMYSSSVPILLRRDAEVSSCRSATGFCTGGIFQHILHRFIPYCRNSKKDRKVDGEWRHKLASRANQFLVASCVRSAEGRRRVLTDISYIFNGFVDSCSGFRPAGDDIQTFVDLVNDILAARTPTGSCITAEASATFIDVGLVRSLTRTLEVLDLDHSNSPKVVIGLVKALELVTKEHVHSTESNAAKGENLAKAPGHGQTESTDNVVDTSQTVEVASQSNQDSVAADHVESFNTGPNYGGSEAVTDDMEHDQDLDGGFAPAPEDDYMQETSEDMRGLENGIDTVGIRFEIQPHVQENLDEEDEDEEMSGDDGDEVDEDEDEDEDEEHNDLEEDEVHHLPHPDTDQDDHEIDDDEFDEEVLEEDDDDEEDDEDGIILRLEEGIHGINVFDHIEVFGRDHSFPNETLHVMPVDVFGSRRQARTTSIYSLLGRNGDSVASSRHPLLLGPSSSSHSAPARQSENANDNFFADRNVESTSSRLDTIFRSLRSGRHGHRLNLWMDDNQQNGGSSAAVVPQGLEEILISQLRRPLPQKPDQSTSPAEPQNNIEGSQLQESEAGARPEIPGENNVNTENINAPPSSTAAIESSGNADVRPAASDSVQGTHASITHPQSAEMQFEQNDAVVRDVEAVSQESGGSGATLGESLRSLDVEIGSADGHDDGGERQGSADRMPSGDQQGTRIRRTNVSFGHSTPVSGRDAPLHSVTEVSENSSREADQDAPAVEQQINTNAGSGSIDPAFLEALPEELRAEVLSAQQGQVTQPSNAEPQNAGDIDPEFLAALPPDIREEVLAQQRAQRLHQSQELEGQPVEMDTVSIIATFSSDLREEVLLTSSDAILANLTPALVAEANMLRERFANRYHNHTLFGMYPRNRRGEPSRRGEGLGSALDRAVGSITSRRTMASKVVEADGAPLVGTEALHALIRLLRIVQPLYKGALQRLFLNLCAHNETRTSMVKILMDMLMLDTRKPANSSNAVEPSYRLYACQNNVVYSRPQHYDGVPPLVSRRILETLTYLARNHPLVAKILLQLRLSLPSLQEPENIDQARGKSVMVEGCEIEGKQQEKGYISIMLLLSLLNQPLYLRSIAHLEQLLNLVEVLIDNAESNSPNKSAESTTEQQIPISDAGMNTESHGAPSGVSVSSSNVVDSSKPTTSGANDECDAQNVLLNLPQAELRLLSSLLAREGLSDNAYTLVADVMNKLVVIAPTHCQLFITELADAIQKLTKSGMDELHRFGETVKALLSTSSSDGAAILRVLQTLSALVSSLTEKDKDQQILPEKEHTAALSQVREINAALEPLWLELSTCISKIESFSDSSPDLFTTAKTSAAKAFSATSPLPAGAQNILPYIESFFVMCEKLHPAQPGSSHDFGVVAVSEVEETSTSSAQQKTSGHVTKVDEKQIAFVRFSEKHRKLLNAFIRQNPGLLEKSFSLMLKVPRFVDFDNKRAHFRSKIKHQHDHHHSPLRISVRRAYILEDSYNQLRMRSTQDLKGRLTVHFQGEEGIDAGGLTREWYQLLSRVIFDKGALLFTTVGNESTFQPNPNSVYQTEHLSYFKFVGRVVGKALFDGQLLDVHFTRSFYKHILGVKVTYHDIEAIDPDYFKNLKWMLENDISDVLDLTFSIDADEEKLILYERAQVTDYELIPGGRNIKVTEENKHQYVDLVAEHRLTTAIRPQINAFLEGFTELIPGELISIFNDKELELLISGLPDIDLDDMRANTEYSGYSAASPVIQWFWEVVQGFSKEDKARLLQFVTGTSKVPLEGFSALQGISGSQKFQIHKAYGSIDHLPSAHTCFNQLDLPEYPSKQHLEERLLLAIHEGNEGFGFG; from the exons ATGGCGACCGCAAGATCAACTTTGCCGGCGAGGCTGCGACAGCTTATTTCCGGCGAGAACTCTATCGGTCCTTCTGTTAAACTCGACTCTGAGCCC CCTCCTAAAATTAAAGCCTTCATTGACAAGGTGATCCACAGTCCATTACAAGACATAGTAATACCTCTATCTGGCTTTCGCTGGGAGTACAGTAAG GGAAATTTTCATCATTGGAGGCCATTGTTTCTGCATTTTGATACATATTTCAAGACATACTTGGCTTCTAGGAACGACCTTTTATTGTcagataaaattttagaagatGATACTCCATTTCCAAAACATGAAGTTCTTCAAATATTACGAGTAATGCAAATAATATTGGAGAATTGTCCTAACAAGGGTTCATTTGACGGCTTAGAG CATTTCAAGCTCCTACTTTCTTCCACAGATCCTGAGATTCTTATAGCCACATTAGAGACGCTTTCTGCACTTGTGAAAATAAATCCATCTAAGCTGCATGGAAATGGGAAGTTGATTGGATTGGGCTCTGTAAACAGCTCTCTCTTATCTTTAGCTCAGGGATGGGGGAGCAAGGAAGAGGGCTTAGGTTTATACTCATGTGTTATGGCAAATGAGAGAAAGCAGGAGGATGGGCTTTCTTTGTTTCCatctgaagaagaaaatgatggCGACAAGTCTCATTATCGAGTTGGTTCGACACTCTATTTTGAATTGCATGGGCTCAGTGCCCAGAGCACTGAGGAAAACAGTTGCAATGCAAGTTTTTCAAGCTCAAGAGTTATACATATTCCAGACCTACATTTAAGGAAGGAGGATGATCTGGTTTTGATGAAACAGTGCATCGAACAGTACAACGTAGCTTCTGAGCTCCGGTTTGCGTTGCTGACAAGAATCAGATATGCTCATGCCTTCCGCTCACCCAGAATATGCAGGCTGTACAGCAGGATCTGCCTTCTTGCCTTTATTGTGCTTGTTCAGTCTAGTGATGCCAATGATGAGCTGATTTCCTTTTTCGCTAATGAGCCTGAGTATACAAATGAGTTAATCAGGATTGTACGGTCTGATGAAACTGTTCCTGGGACTATTAGAACTCTTGCAATGCTTTCTTTGGGAGCCCAGTTAGCTGCATATTCATCGTCTCATGAGCGGGCACGCATTCTGAGTGGATCAACTATCAGTTTTGCTATTGGGAATCGGATGATTCTTCTTAATGTGCTTCAGAGGGCAATTATGTCTCTGAAAAATTCCAATGACCCATCATCCCTCGCCTTTATTGAGGCACTTCTTCATTTCTACATGCTTCACATTATTTCATCCTCAGCTTCAGGGACTAATGTGAGGGGTTCTGGAATGGTATCCACTTTTTTGCCGCTGTTGGAGGATTCTGATCCTGCCCATATTCATCTTGTCTACTTGGCTGTGAAAGGTTTACAGAAGCTAATGGACTACAGTAGTTCAGCGGTGACAGTGCTTAGAGATTTGGGGGGAGTGGAGCTGATGGCCCAGAGGCTACAAATTGAAGTACATAGAATTGTTGGTTTAGCTGCAGAAAATCACAATTCGATGAATATCAGTGAGTTTTCGAGATATAATGAAGATCATGTTTACACCCAGAAGAGGCTTATCAAGGTTCTTCTGAAGGCACTGGGGTCTGCTACATATGCCCCTGCAAATTCTACCCGACCACCCCTAAACTCCCATGATAGCGCTTTACCTGGTACTTTGTCACTAATATATGGAAATGTAGATAAATTTGGAGGCGAAATTTATTACTCAGCTGTAACTGTTATGAgtgaaattattcacaaagaCCCAACCTGTCTCCCTCTGTTGCTTGAAATGGGTCTTCCTGATGCATTCTTGTCATCGGTGGTATCTGGAATACTTCCTTCTTCAAAGGCCATTACATGTGTTCCAAATGGCCTTGGTGCCATCTGTCTCAATGCCAAAGGATTAGAAGCAGTGAAAGAAGCTTCAGCATTGCGATTCCTTGTGGACATATTTACCAGCAAAAAATATGTCATTCCAATGAATGATGCTGTTGTTCCACTGGCAAATGCAGTGGAAGAACTCCTGCGCCATGTGTCTTCGTTGAGGGGCACGGGTGTTGATATAATCATTGAAATTGTTGATAAAATTGCTTTGCTTGGGGACAATAACTCTGCTGGGTCATCGGGGAAGATTGGTTCGAGTACTGCAATGGAAATGGATTCTGAAGACAGAGAAAATGAAGGACCTAGCTGTTTGCTTGATGCGGTTGATTCTGCTGCTGATGGCATCAGTGATACAGTTGATTCCACTACTGCTACAGAAGGCATTAGTGATGAGCAGTTTGTTCAATTATCAATATTCCATTTGATGGTTCTGCTTCATAGAACAATGGAGAATACTGAAACCTGTCGGTTATTTGTGGAGAAATCGGGAATAGAAGCTTTACTAAAGCTTCTATTAAGGCCAAGTATTGCACAGTCATCTGAAGGAACATCTATTGCCTTGCACAGCACTATGGTCTTCAAGGGTTTTACTCAACATCACTCAGCTCCTCTGGCGCGTGCCTTCTGTTCTGCCCTTAGGGATCATTTGAAGAAAGTTTTGGCTAGATTTAGTGCAGTTTCAGGGTCTTTTCTGCTGGATCCAAGGATAGTGCCAGATAATGGCCTCTTTTCATCTCTTTTCCTTGTTGAGTTCCTTCTATTTCTTGCTGCCTCCAAGGACAATCGTTGGGTAACTGCACTACTGGCAGAATTTGGAAATGGTAGCAAAGATGTTCTTACAGATATTGGGCGGGTCCATCGTGAAATTTTATGGCAGATTGCTCTTCTTGAAGATGCCAAACTTGAGCTGGAGGATGATGGAGCTGATTCTGCTGCTGAACCACAACAGTCTGAATTAAGTACACATGAGTCTGAAGAGCAAAGATTCAACTCGTTCAGGCAGTTCCTTGATCCTTTATTGAGGAGGAGGACATCAGGATGGAGTATTGAAGCTCAGTTTTTTGATCTCATCAACCTATACCGTGATCTTGGGCGTGCCACTGGCTTTAGACATAGGCTGAGTACTGACAGTCCTTCAAATCTCTGGCTTGGAGCCAATCCTTCTCCTTCATCGGATGCTGCTGATTCTGGCAGTAAAAAGGAATACGATAAGCAGAGATCATATTATACCTCTTGCTGCGACATGGTGAGATCACTTTCCTTTCACATTACCCATTTGTTTCAGGAGCTGGGGAAGGCAATGTTGCTTCCTGCTCGTCGGCGAGATGAAACTGTGAGTGTGTCCCCTTCTTCGAAATCAGTGGCTTCTACTTTTGCTTCCATTGCACTGGATCACATGAATTTTGGAGGCCATGTAAATCCTTCTAGATCCGAGGCTTCTATATCAACCAAATGTCGCTACTTTGGTAAAGTTGTTAATTTCATTGATGGCATTCTACTGGACAGGCCGGAATCCTGTAATCCAATATTGTTAAATTGCTTATACGGGCATGGGGTTGTTCAATCAGTTTTGATGACATTTGAAGCTACGAGTCAATTGCTTTTTGCGGTTAACAGGACTCCTGCATCTCCAATGGAGACTGATGATGGAAATGTAAAACAAGATGAAAAGGAAGATGCAGATCATGCTTGGATCTATGGTCCCTTGGCAAGTTATGGTAAACTTATGGATCACATGGTAacatcttcttttattttatctccaTTTACGAGACACTTGCTTTCACAGCCTCTTATAAATGGAGATATACCTTTCCCACGGGATGCTGAGACTTTTGTGAAGATGCTTCAATCCATGGTATTGAAGGCAGTGCTTCCTGTTTGGACTCATCCACAGTTTACTGAATGCAGCTATGATTTCATTACTGCAATTATTTCTATCATTAGGCACATTTACTCTGGGGTTGAAGTGAAAAATGTCAGTAGCAGTACCAATGCTCGTATTACTGGCCCTCCTCCAAATGAAACAACTATTTCAACAATTGTGGAGATGGGTTTTTCCAGGCCTAGGGCAGAGGAAGCTTTAAGGCAAGTTGGATCAAATAGCGTGGAGCTGGCAATGGAGTGGTTATTTTCCCATCCAGAGGAAGCccaagaagatgatgaacTTGCCCGTGCACTTGCCATGTCCCTGGGAAACTCTGAATCAGAAGGAAAGGAAGATGCTGCAAATGTCAGTTCTCAGccacttgaagaagaaatggcCCAACTTCCTCCAATTGAAGAGTTGTTATCAACATGCACAAAGCTGCTTCTGATGAAGGAACCTCTAGCTTTTCCGGTTCGGGACCTGCTTGTGTTGATATGCTCCCAGAATGAAGGTCAATACAGGTCTAATGTCATCTCCTTTATCATCAACCAAGTGAAGGAGTGTTGTTTGATCACTGACAGCAGAAACAATTGCATGCTATCTGCTCTGTTGCATGTTCTTGCTTTGCTTCTTCATGAAGATGCTGGGGCACGGGAAGTTGCCGCTAAGAATGGTCTTGTAAAACTGGTGTCTGAGCTACTTGAACAATGGAATCCTGGTTCATCTGACAAGGAGAAGAATCAAGTTCCAAAGTGGATAACCACAGCTTTTCTTGCTGTTGATCGACTGCTGCAAGTTGATCAGAAATTGAATTCTGACATTGCAGAGCTGTTGAAGAGAGATGGTATTAGTAACCAGCAGACTTCAATCAACATTGACGAGGATAAGCAAAACAAGCTGCATTTATTAGGATCATCAAAGCACATTGATATTCAGGAGCAGAAGAGGCTTATTGAGATTGCTTGTGATTGTATCAAGAAGCGGCTTCCATCTGAAACTATGCATGCTGTTCTGCAGCTATGTTCGACTCTCTCCAGAACTCATTCTATTGctgtttgttttcttgatgCTGGGGGTGTAAGTTCACTGCTTTCATTGCCAACAAGTAGCTTATTCCCTGGATTCGACAATGTTGCTGCTACTATCATCCGCCATGTCCTTGAAGATCCCCAGACTCTTCAGCAAGCCATGGAATCTGAGATAAAACACACCCTTGTGGCTGCTGCTAACAGGCACTCAAGTGGACACAGGCACTCAAATGGGCGGATCACTCCACGGAATTTCCTTCTGAGCTTAAGTTCTGCAATTTCAAGAGATCCTGGGATTTTTATGCTAGCTGCTCAATCTGTGTGTCAAGTTGAGATGGTCGGTGACAGGCCTTACATTGTCTTGCTGAAGGACCGTGACAGAGAGAAGtccaaagagaaagaaaaagagaaggaaaagaTATCAGAGAAAGACAAAACACAGACTAATGATGGAAAGGGTAGTCTGGGTGGGATGAACACAACAGGCCCTGGCAGTGGAAAGGTTCatgattcaaataataaaaccgTCAAAGTTCATCGGAAATCTCCCCAGAGCTTCATTAATGTGATTGAACTTCTTTTGGATTCAGTCACTGCTTTTGTACCTCCAATGAAAGATGATGTGGTGGCTGATTTGCACCTTGATGCACCATCATCAAGTGATATGGACATTGATGTTGCCGCTattaaaggaaaaggaaaagccATTGCTACTGTTATTGGAGATAATGAAGCCAGTAGTCAGGATGCTTCTGCATCTCTTGCAAAGGTTGTATTTATCTTGAAACTGTTGACAGAGATTTTATTGATGTATTCTTCATCTGTTCCTATTCTTCTCCGAAGAGATGCTGAAGTTAGTAGCTGCAGGAGTGCTACTGGCTTTTGCACAGGAGGAATATTTCAGCATATTCTTCACAGGTTTATTCCCTATTGTCGAAATTCCAAAAAGGATAGGAAAGTAGATGGTGAATGGAGGCATAAACTAGCCAGCAGGGCTAATCAATTCTTGGTGGCGTCTTGTGTCCGCTCTGCAGAGGGAAGGAGGAGGGTGTTGACAGACATCAGCTATATTTTCAATGGTTTTGTTGACTCATGTAGTGGTTTTAGGCCAGCAGGTGATGATATTCAAACTTTTGTTGATTTAGTGAATGACATTCTAGCTGCTCGAACACCTACTGGTTCATGTATTACAGCAGAAGCTTCTGCCACTTTTATAGATGTTGGTCTGGTTAGGTCGCTGACTCGAACTCTTGAAGTGTTGGATTTGGATCATTCTAATTCACCTAAAGTTGTTATAGGGCTTGTCAAAGCTCTAGAGTTGGTAACGAAGGAACATGTTCATTCTACTGAATCCAATGCTGCTAAGGGTGAGAATTTGGCAAAAGCTCCTGGCCATGGTCAGACTGAAAGCACAGATAATGTTGTTGACACATCCCAGACCGTGGAAGTGGCATCCCAATCCAATCAAGATTCTGTCGCAGCTGATCATGTTGAGTCTTTCAATACTGGACCAAACTATGGTGGATCTGAGGCTGTTACAGATGATATGGAACATGACCAGGATCTTGATGGAGGGTTTGCTCCTGCACCAGAGGATGACTACATGCAAGAAACTTCCGAGGATATGCGGGGTCTGGAAAATGGCATTGATACGGTTGGAATCCGATTTGAAATCCAGCCTCACGTGCAAGAAaatcttgatgaagaagatgaagatgaagagatGTCCGGTGATGATGGGGATGAAgtggatgaagatgaagatgaggaCGAGGATGAAGAACATAATGATTTGGAAGAGGATGAAGTCCATCACCTGCCTCATCCTGACACTGATCAAGATGATCATGAGATTGATGATGACGAGTTTGATGAGGAAGTACTGgaggaagatgatgatgatgaggaggATGATGAGGATGGTATTATTCTCAGATTGGAGGAGGGCATCCATGGGATAAATGTCTTTGACCATATTGAGGTTTTTGGCAGAGATCATAGCTTCCCAAATGAAACTCTTCATGTGATGCCAGTTGATGTTTTTGGCTCTAGGCGTCAAGCAAGGACTACATCCATTTACAGTCTGTTGGGGAGAAACGGTGACAGTGTTGCCTCTTCACGACATCCTCTTTTGCTGGGACCATCGTCCTCAAGTCACTCTGCGCCTGCTAGACAATCAG AGaatgcaaatgataatttcttcgCAGATAGGAACGTGGAGAGTACCTCGTCACGGCTGGATACTATTTTCCGTTCTTTGAGGAGCGGACGTCATGGACATCGTCTGAACTTGTGGATGGATGATAATCAGCAAAATGGTGGATCTAGTGCGGCTGTGGTACCACAAGGGCTTGAAGAAATACTTATTTCCCAGTTGAGGCGACCCTTGCCTCAGAAACCTGATCAGAGCACGTCACCAGCTGAACCTCAGAATAATATTGAAGGTAGTCAATTACAGGAGTCAGAAGCAGGTGCAAGGCCTGAAATTCCTGGGGAGAACAATGTGAATactgaaaatattaatgcCCCACCTTCCTCCACTGCTGCAATTGAAAGCTCTGGTAATGCTGATGTGAGGCCTGCTGCAAGTGATTCTGTGCAGGGAACGCATGCATCAATTACACACCCACAATCTGCCGAAATGCAGTTTGAACAGAATGATGCAGTTGTGCGGGATGTTGAAGCAGTGAGTCAAGAAAGTGGTGGATCTGGAGCTACTTTAGGGGAAAGCCTCAGGAGCCTAGATGTTGAAATTGGAAGTGCTGATGGCCATGACGATGGTGGAGAAAGGCAAGGTTCAGCTGATAGAATGCCTTCGGGTGATCAACAAGGAACTCGTATTAGAAGAACCAATGTGTCCTTTGGGCATTCTACTCCTGTAAGTGGGCGAGATGCACCTCTTCATAGTGTGACTGAGGTTTCAGAAAATTCTAGCCGGGAAGCAGATCAGGATGCTCCAGCAGTGGAGCAGCAAATAAACACCAATGCTGGTTCAGGATCCATTGATCCTGCATTCTTGGAAGCTCTCCCTGAGGAGTTGCGTGCAGAAGTTCTTTCGGCTCAGCAGGGTCAGGTGACACAGCCTTCAAATGCTGAACCACAAAATGCTGGAGATATTGATCCGGAATTCCTTGCGGCACTTCCTCCTGATATCCGAGAAGAAGTTTTAGCACAACAGCGAGCTCAAAGGCTTCATCAATCCCAGGAACTTGAAGGTCAACCAGTTGAAATGGATACAGTCTCCATCATAGCGACATTTTCTTCAGATTTGAGAGAAGAG GTTCTCTTAACATCATCAGATGCTATTCTTGCCAATCTCACCCCTGCTCTTGTTGCGGAGGCTAACATGTTGCGTGAAAGATTTGCAAACCGTTATCATAACCATACCTTATTTGGTATGTACCCTAGAAATCGCAGAGGTGAGCCTTCTAGGCGTGGTGAAGGTTTGGGATCAGCCCTGGACAGAGCTGTGGGAAGTATTACTTCCCGCAGGACTATGGCTTCTAAGGTAGTTGAAGCTGATGGAGCTCCTTTAGTTGGCACAGAAGCTCTTCACGCACTGATTCGGTTGCTTCGTATAGTTCAG CCACTGTATAAAGGTGCATTGCAGAGGCTTTTCTTGAATTTATGTGCACACAATGAAACCAGAACGTCTATGGTTAAAATTCTGATGGATATGCTGATGCTTGATACGAGAAAACCGGCTAATTCTTCAAATGCTGTTGAGCCATCATATCGGCTTTATGCCTGCCAGAACAATGTGGTTTATTCCCGTCCCCAACATTATGATG gAGTTCCTCCTTTGGTGTCCCGGCGTATTCTTGAAACTTTGACATACTTGGCTCGTAATCATCCCCTTGTTGCAAAGATTTTGCTTCAGCTTAGGCTGTCTCTCCCTTCCCTACAAGAGCCAGAGAATATTGATCAGGCACGTGGCAAATCTGTGATGGTTGAAGGGTGTGAAATAGAAGGAAAGCAGCAGGAGAAAGGATATATATCCATCATGTTGCTTTTAAGTCTCTTGAACCAACCTCTGTATTTGAGGAGTATAGCACATCTGGAACAG CTGCTTAACTTAGTGGAGGTCCTTATTGATAATGCTGAAAGCAATTCACCAAACAAGTCTGCGGAATCCACAACTGAACAACAAATACCCATATCAGATGCTGGGATGAATACAGAATCTCATGGTGCTCCTTCCGGCGTTTCTGTTTCATCGTCCAATGTTGTTGATTCTTCGAAACCCACAACTTCTGGTGCAAATGACGAATGTGATGCCCAAAATGTGCTGCTTAACTTGCCACAAGCAGAACTTCGACTCCTAAGCTCATTGCTTGCACGAGAAGG TTTGTCAGATAATGCGTACACACTGGTGGCAGATGTAATGAATAAATTGGTGGTGATTGCTCCAACTCATTgccaattatttattactgaGCTAGCAGATGCAATACAAAAGTTAACTAAATCTGGTATGGATGAGCTACATAGGTTTGGTGAAACCGTGAAAGCACTCCTCAGTACATCATCTTCTGATGGAGCTGCAATCTTAAGGGTTCTGCAGACCCTAAGTGCTCTTGTTTCGTCCCTAACTGAGAAAGATAAGGATCAGCAGATTCTTCCTGAGAAGGAACATACTGCAGCTCTTTCCCAGGTACGGGAGATCAATGCAGCTTTGGAACCTTTGTGGCTGGAGCTGAGTACATGCATAAGCAAAATAGAGAGCTTTTCAGATTCTTCTCCTGATTTGTTTACTACTGCAAAAACTTCAGCTGCCAAAGCCTTCAGTGCCACATCACCCCTTCCTGCTGGTGCTCAGAACATCTTACCATATATAGAATCATTCTTTGTGATGTGTGAAAAGTTGCATCCTGCACAACCAGGTTCCAGTCATGATTTTGGTGTAGTTGCAGTTTCTGAGGTCGAAGAAACTAGTACATCTTCTGCCCAGCAGAAAACCTCAGGGCATGTTACAAAAGTTGATGAAAAACAGATTGCTTTCGTGAGGTTCTCAGAAAAGCACAGGAAGCTGCTAAATGCATTCATCCGTCAAAATCCTGGATTACTAGAGAAGTCTTTCTCACTCATGCTGAAGGTTCCTCGCTTTGTTGATTTTGACAATAAGCGTGCACATTTCAGATCAAAAATAAAGCATCAACATGATCACCACCACAGTCCTTTGAGAATATCTGTAAGAAGAGCTTACATTCTTGAAGATTCATACAACCAACTGCGCATGCGATCAACGCAAGATTTGAAGGGAAGGTTGACTGTTCACTTTCAAGGAGAGGAAGGCATTGATGCCGGTGGCCTTACAAGGGAGTGGTACCAATTGCTGTCAAGGGTTATTTTTGACAAGGGAGCCCTACTTTTCACAACAGTGGGCAATGAATCAACATTCCAGCCCAACCCCAACTCTGTTTACCAAACTGAACATCTTTCATATTTCAAGTTTGTTGGGCGAGTT GTTGGAAAAGCTCTTTTTGACGGGCAACTGTTGGATGTCCATTTTACTCGATCTTTCTACAAGCACATCCTGGGGGTTAAAGTTACTTATCATGACATTGAAGCTATTGATCCAGATTACTTCAAAAACCTGAAGTGGATGCTTGAG AATGACATCAGTGATGTTCTTGACCTCACTTTTAGTATTGATGCTGATGAGGAGAAGCTGATTTTGTATGAAAGGGCGCAG GTAACCGACTATGAGCTAATTCCTGGTGGACGGAATATTAAAGTTACTGAGGAGAATAAGCACCAGTATGTGGATTTAGTTGCGGAGCATCGTTTGACGACTGCTATTCGGCCTCAAATAAATGCTTTTCTGGAGGGATTTACCGAACTAATTCCTGGGGAGTTGATATCTATCTTCAATGACAAGGAATTAGAATTATTGATTAGTGGGCTTCCGGATATTGATT TGGATGACATGAGGGCAAATACGGAATATTCTGGATATAGTGCTGCATCTCCTGTTATCCAGTGGTTTTGGGAGGTTGTTCAAGGGTTCAGCAAGGAGGATAAGGCTCGTCTTCTGCAGTTTGTGACTGGCACCTCAAAG GTGCCCTTGGAAGGTTTCAGTGCACTTCAAGGAATTTCAGGTTCACAGAAGTTTCAAATACACAAGGCATATGGCAGCATAGATCATTTGCCTTCTGCTCATACTTG TTTCAATCAATTAGATTTGCCGGAATATCCTTCTAAGCAGCATCTAGAGGAGAGACTGCTGCTTGCAATTCATGAAGGCAATGAAGGGTTTGGATTTGGTTAA